The following proteins are encoded in a genomic region of Lachnospiraceae bacterium KM106-2:
- a CDS encoding LSU ribosomal protein L27p: MLNMNLQFFAHKKGVGSTKNGRDSESKRLGAKRADGQFVLAGNILYRQRGTKIHPGTNVGRGGDDTLYALVDGVLRFERKGRDKKQASVYPVANN; the protein is encoded by the coding sequence ATGTTAAATATGAACCTTCAATTTTTCGCTCATAAAAAGGGTGTTGGTTCTACTAAAAATGGTAGAGATTCTGAGTCTAAAAGATTAGGTGCTAAAAGAGCTGACGGTCAATTCGTATTAGCTGGTAACATTCTTTATAGACAACGTGGAACAAAAATCCATCCAGGAACAAACGTTGGACGTGGTGGAGACGATACTTTATATGCATTAGTAGATGGTGTTCTTAGATTCGAACGTAAAGGTAGAGATAAGAAACAAGCTAGCGTATATCCAGTAGCAAACAACTAA
- a CDS encoding Potential ribosomal protein: MIKISIKKNANGAYRGFRVFGHAGFDDYGRDIVCASVSVLVINTINSIEHFTKDSFDLVSDEDQGLIELNFKNNLISDKTTLLLDSLVLGLQGIEENYENEYIKLILEEV; this comes from the coding sequence ATGATCAAAATATCTATTAAAAAGAATGCAAATGGTGCTTATCGCGGATTTAGAGTATTTGGACATGCTGGCTTTGACGATTACGGAAGAGACATCGTATGTGCAAGTGTATCGGTCTTAGTAATAAACACTATTAATTCGATAGAGCATTTTACAAAAGATTCTTTCGACTTAGTGTCGGATGAAGATCAAGGCTTAATTGAATTGAATTTTAAAAACAATCTAATCAGTGATAAAACGACTTTATTACTGGATTCTTTGGTTCTTGGTTTACAAGGTATCGAAGAAAATTATGAAAATGAATATATAAAACTTATACTCGAGGAGGTGTAA